The following is a genomic window from Bacteroidales bacterium.
GAAAATTTACCGAGATACAGTATTATGCTTTCAATCGCTGGAACAGTACTGATCCCGGACACTATAGTCTGATCAATTTTTATGGTGAAAGTGTTTTTATTACCGATAAAAAAGACGATATCATTACCGGTACCTTTCAGGGAACACTCCGATCCACTGATGGCGGTGTTATACCGGTCACCGACGGAGAATTCAAGCTGAAGATCTTCAGGAAATTTATGCCCTGTGCACCGGAGAACTAATCCGGACCTTTGAAATATTCAATTAAATGGTTTACTTTTTAGATTACTTGTTCTAAAATTATTATCTTAGAATAATAATCAGAACTAACGTTAAACTAAACCTCTGAAAAATGAAAACAATTCTGCTCTATCTGGCTCTTTTTTTTGTCCCAGTATGCTTAACTGCACAAACCGTTAGTGCCCAGGATGAAAAAGTAATTAAAGATTTTCTTCTAAAAACTCTTAATCAGGAAGTAGAGGTAGTAGCTCCGGAAGCTCTAAGCAAAGTCTTTGCCGGGAAGTTTTATAAGGTAAATCCGGGTTTTGATTTTCCCGACGGATCAGGATATTGCACGGATTATTCATTCAATGTAAATGCAGGGACAGTAGTTGTTAATGAAAAGTTTTCGACAGATATGGATCTGCCTGAACTGTTGTCACTTGTAAAAAAAGGGTTTCTTCTGAAAGATGAAGCTGCGGCAAAACTCTTTGAAGCAGCCTTAAATACACTTTACCCGGTTGATGAAGATGAGATGGCTGCTGTGAAACATATTAAGAAAGGTACTCAGTGGATCTTCCTGCGCAGCAAATTTTTCGATGATCAGACTGCTGTAATTGCTACTGTAAGTGCCAATGGGACAATTACAAAGCTTCAGGTGATATTGGGATATCCGGGTGTCTGATCTCAGATTACCCTCACAACAAATGAAGAACTATCTTAGATATTGTCTGGTAATAATATTAGCCGTTATATCTGTACATTCATCTGCCCAGATTAATACCGGGTATCTCTTCGGTGTCAATCTTACCACAATGAGTGTAAAGGTAAATGGGATCAGCTACCCTGCAGAGAGCCCCTTCGCAATACATTTTGGCCAGTATTTTGAGATCCCGTTCAACGATAATTTTGCCTTTGAGCCGGCCTTGAAGTTTTCTGCGAAGGGAGCAGATTATCTGATTGATTCCACCGACTTTTCAATTTCGCCGATATACTTTGAAGTACCGTTGAATGTAAAACTGAGATTTGGTTCCAGGTCAGTCAAGGTTTCTCTTTATGGTGGTCCGTATTTTGCATGCGGCATTGGCGGCTATAAAATTGTTCCGGGAGGTGAGTTAAAAGATATAAGATACGGTAAGAATGACTACAACGATCTGAGACGGTTTGATATAGGTTATAATCTTGGTGCAGGAATAAGTATTAAAGGCTTTTCTGTTTCTGTTCAATACGGAGTTGGCCTCTCTGATATTTCGCCGATAACTGCTCTGGAGACTGAGATGAAGAACCAGGTGATTGGCATAACATTCAGATCAGCAGGTGGTGGTTCACGATAAGAAAAGAAGTAAATTATATACAGGTATTCTACAACGTTATATGGATAAAAAAGAGGAAAAGGCACTGGTTTCTTTCAGGTCAGGATTAAATTGTGCGCAGGCAGTACTAAATGGCTATTCAGAGCTGCTGGATTTTGATAATGGTTTTGCATTGAATATTTCATCAGGCTTTGGCGGAGGCATGGGACGGCTTCAGGAAACATGCGGGGCTGTTACCGGATCCTATATGGTACTTGGGATCTATAATGGAAAAAAATACTCTGATAACGCTGAAAAAAAGGAAGTTACATATAAAATGATACAGGAGTTCAGCGAAAGGTTCAAATCTTTAAACGGTACAACCGATTGCAGATCATTGCTGAAATGTGACCTTAGAACCGAAGAGGGACACCGCTATGCTGTTGAAAATAATCTGTTTGGTACAACATGTGAGAAATGTATTCTCGATTCGATGAGAATAGTGGATGATATTATTGAAAAGCAGATACAATGACAGGGCCTGCTAGCATGTAAAAGTCAGGTTATAAGATATTGAAAAAAAATTATCTTTATGTCCCTGAACCGAAGATGATTTTATGAATACTTCCACACATTTTGATGCAATAACTGCTTTTGTTTTTATCGGTGTATTCCAGGGACTTGTTCTATCACTTTTTTTTATTTTTAAACCTTCACCTAACAGGAATGCGAATAAGTTTCAGGGACTGTTTCTCCTTTCGCTTACACTCTGTATTTTAGAGCAGCTGCTTAACATGACAGGGTACATAGTTAAAGTGCTGCCTCTTACAAATTCAACAGAAGCTTTAAATCTCGTAATAGGACCATTTTTATATCTTTTTGTCAAAAGAAGCATTGACCCGTCAGATACAAAGAAGGAGTGGCTCCATTACGTACTTCCCTGCTTTACTTCATATACCTCTGTTTCGACCTGATACAGACTAATGAGTTTAAGTATAACTCATATGTCAACAGCTACCATCCCGACTGGCCTCTGCTCGATGTCAAATCAACAATTTCGAATGATCCTCTGGCGATTAAAAGTTACCTGAACCTGATAACTGCTTTTCAGATAATTTTCTACATCATTATATCAATGTTAAAGATTGTAAGAAAGGCAAACTTTACAGGAAAATCTATACTCAATACAGATGATGAAATTCTTAAACTTCTGAGGAATATGATCCTTCATCTTTCTGCCATAATATTGATATTCATTGTAGTTAAGCTCGCTTTTGAAGCAGATCTGGGGGATTATTTTATAGGAATATATGTTTGTTTCTTTGCATTTCTGACATCATTCAGGGTAATGTCAGATTCAACCTATTTTGACCGTACTACTTCATTCATGGATTTATCTATCAGCAAGTATCAAAAATCTTCACTGACAGAGTCTGACAAACAAAGAATACTGGAAAACATCAGGATGGAGTTTGATAAAAACAAATACTATTCGGAAAATCTTGCCTCATTATCAGAGCTTGCAAAGAAGATTGGTTCTAGTCCTCATCATGTATCCCAGGTAATTAATGAAAAACTTAATAAGAGCTTTTTTGAATTACTGGCTTTTTACAGAGTTGAAGAAGCAAAAAAGATCCTTGCCGGCGATAAAGCTAATAAAATTACTATTGAAGAGCTTTCAGAAATGGTCGGCTATAACTCAAAAACTGCATTTAATAATGCCTTCAGGAAACTATCAGGTAAAACGCCATCTGATTTTAGAAAATCGATAACTTCCTGATATTAAAAACTTTAAATATCTGTTTTTATACATGCCGATAGGGATGTACACCATCCTTATAGGCATGTTCTTTATCGGGCTAATGATGATATTAGTTTTGATTCGTCAATCAAAATTAATTCTATGAAAACAGAGGTGACAAAATCAGGAACTCCATTTAAAAATCCACACCAGAGCTTAATTGATGGCTGCAAAAAAGGGGACCAGAAGGCCCAGTTTCAGATCTACAAGCTGTATTATAAAGCTATGTATTATACAAGTTTACAGATTGTCAGGAACAGGATGGAAGCTGAAGATGTAATGCAGGAGTCATTCCTCGCAGCATTCGATTCCATTGACAGCTATTCAGGTACAGTAAGCTTCGGAGCATGGCTGAAGAAGATTGTCTATAACAGATCTCTCGATTACGCCAGGAAAAACAGCAGGTTTGTTTTCGAGGATTTAGATTATTGTTTTGATCTGGAGGCAGATTACCCTGAGATTGAAAATGACAGAGAAGACACTGAAAGGCGTGTTAGTAAAGTCAAAGAAGCAATTACCACTCTTCCATCAAAGTGCCGTAATGTCCTTTCTCTATACCTGCTTGAAGGTTATGATCATGAAGAAATCAGTGATATCCTGTCGATCTCGACAAGCACTTCAAGATCTCAGTACTCAAGGGGCCGTGACCGTATTATAAGGGAGTTCAGAAAGGAACAGGCGTGTTAGTCCATATGCGTTATTGGATTACTTACTTTATCAACCAGGTAAACTATTGATTTGTAAGAGATCCCTGAATGAAGACTTAATCCTATCTCGCATGTCCTGCTGTTCGAGTAACCTTGATTAATAGTCTCAGGAAGTTGCACTTTCAGGTCGCGTAAGCCATGAGTATTAAGCTCAGGGAATGTAA
Proteins encoded in this region:
- a CDS encoding PorT family protein; this translates as MKNYLRYCLVIILAVISVHSSAQINTGYLFGVNLTTMSVKVNGISYPAESPFAIHFGQYFEIPFNDNFAFEPALKFSAKGADYLIDSTDFSISPIYFEVPLNVKLRFGSRSVKVSLYGGPYFACGIGGYKIVPGGELKDIRYGKNDYNDLRRFDIGYNLGAGISIKGFSVSVQYGVGLSDISPITALETEMKNQVIGITFRSAGGGSR
- a CDS encoding C_GCAxxG_C_C family protein, translated to MDKKEEKALVSFRSGLNCAQAVLNGYSELLDFDNGFALNISSGFGGGMGRLQETCGAVTGSYMVLGIYNGKKYSDNAEKKEVTYKMIQEFSERFKSLNGTTDCRSLLKCDLRTEEGHRYAVENNLFGTTCEKCILDSMRIVDDIIEKQIQ
- a CDS encoding AraC family transcriptional regulator — protein: MAPLRTSLLYFIYLCFDLIQTNEFKYNSYVNSYHPDWPLLDVKSTISNDPLAIKSYLNLITAFQIIFYIIISMLKIVRKANFTGKSILNTDDEILKLLRNMILHLSAIILIFIVVKLAFEADLGDYFIGIYVCFFAFLTSFRVMSDSTYFDRTTSFMDLSISKYQKSSLTESDKQRILENIRMEFDKNKYYSENLASLSELAKKIGSSPHHVSQVINEKLNKSFFELLAFYRVEEAKKILAGDKANKITIEELSEMVGYNSKTAFNNAFRKLSGKTPSDFRKSITS
- a CDS encoding sigma-70 family RNA polymerase sigma factor; protein product: MKTEVTKSGTPFKNPHQSLIDGCKKGDQKAQFQIYKLYYKAMYYTSLQIVRNRMEAEDVMQESFLAAFDSIDSYSGTVSFGAWLKKIVYNRSLDYARKNSRFVFEDLDYCFDLEADYPEIENDREDTERRVSKVKEAITTLPSKCRNVLSLYLLEGYDHEEISDILSISTSTSRSQYSRGRDRIIREFRKEQAC